One region of Candidatus Dormiibacterota bacterium genomic DNA includes:
- a CDS encoding 2-phospho-L-lactate transferase CofD family protein has translation MVTVLCGGFGAARFLGGLRGRTAGLCCIGNTADDLEWLGLHVSPDLDSVLYALAGCFDEERGWGLRGDTFHCNAALARHGAGWFHVGDRDMAQHLERTRLLREGRSLGEATARLAEAWGVEARLLPMSDAPVRTMVSTDEGTLTLQEYLVLRHAQPRVIAVHQAGIEVATAAPGVQEAIAAAELVLLAPSNPVSSLGPIVALPGVREALAGRGGGTVAVTPVVSGQEPATPPEQGRARVRAAFLAARGLPH, from the coding sequence GTGGTCACGGTCCTCTGCGGCGGGTTCGGCGCCGCCCGGTTCCTCGGCGGCCTGCGCGGACGGACCGCCGGGCTCTGCTGCATCGGCAACACCGCCGACGACCTGGAGTGGCTCGGCCTCCACGTCTCCCCCGACCTCGACAGCGTTCTCTACGCGCTCGCCGGCTGCTTCGACGAGGAGCGCGGCTGGGGGCTGCGCGGAGACACCTTCCACTGCAACGCGGCGCTCGCCCGCCACGGCGCCGGCTGGTTCCACGTCGGTGACCGGGACATGGCCCAGCACCTCGAGCGCACCCGGCTGCTCCGCGAGGGACGCAGCCTCGGCGAGGCCACCGCGCGGCTGGCCGAGGCCTGGGGGGTGGAGGCCCGGCTGCTGCCGATGAGCGACGCGCCGGTGCGCACCATGGTCAGCACCGACGAGGGCACCCTGACCCTGCAGGAGTACCTGGTGCTGCGCCACGCCCAGCCGCGGGTGATCGCCGTCCACCAGGCCGGGATCGAGGTGGCGACGGCGGCGCCGGGGGTGCAGGAGGCGATCGCCGCCGCCGAGCTGGTGCTGCTGGCGCCGAGCAACCCGGTGAGCAGCCTGGGCCCCATCGTGGCGTTGCCGGGGGTTCGCGAGGCTCTGGCGGGGCGCGGCGGGGGTACCGTGGCGGTCACCCCGGTGGTGAGCGGCCAGGAGCCGGCCACGCCTCCCGAGCAGGGCCGCGCCCGGGTGCGCGCCGCCTTCCTCGCGGCCCGCGGGCTGCCCCACC